One genomic window of Streptomyces sp. NBC_01498 includes the following:
- a CDS encoding DUF742 domain-containing protein yields the protein MTPPPASHDPYGASVDASYGLEGDQPLVRPYAMTGGRTRPRYQLAIEALVSTTADPAHLAGLLPEHQRICHLCREVKSVAEVSALLSMPLGVARILVADLAEAGMVAIHQPGNGEAGGTPDVTLLERVLSGLRKL from the coding sequence ATGACCCCGCCACCCGCCTCTCACGATCCGTACGGCGCCTCAGTCGACGCGTCCTACGGACTTGAGGGCGACCAGCCGTTGGTACGTCCGTACGCCATGACCGGCGGCCGGACGCGCCCGCGGTACCAGCTCGCCATCGAGGCACTGGTCAGCACGACGGCCGACCCGGCGCATCTCGCCGGTCTGCTTCCCGAGCACCAGAGGATCTGCCACCTCTGCCGTGAGGTGAAGTCCGTCGCCGAGGTGTCGGCGCTGCTGTCCATGCCGCTCGGTGTGGCCCGCATCCTCGTGGCCGACTTGGCAGAGGCCGGCATGGTGGCCATCCACCAGCCGGGTAACGGAGAGGCCGGCGGAACGCCGGATGTGACACTGCTCGAAAGGGTGCTCAGTGGACTTCGCAAGCTCTAG
- the gltX gene encoding glutamate--tRNA ligase, translated as MANATVRVRFCPSPTGNPHVGLVRTALFNWAFARHHGGTLVLRIEDTDAARDSEESYEALLDSLRWLGLDWDEGPEVGGPHAPYRQSARMDIYRDIADKLLAAGHAYPCYCTTEELDARRDAARAAGRPSGYDGHCRDLSAERRAAYEAEGRTSIVRFRMPDGPITFTDLVRGELTFTPENVPDYGIVRANGAPLYTLVNPVDDALMEITHVLRGEDLLSSTPRQIALYQALMGLGVAHFVPQFGHLPYVMGEGNKKLSKRDPQSSLNLYRERGFLPQGLLNYLSLLGWSFAADQDVFSVAEMVGAFEITDVNANPARFDLKKAEAINADHIRQLDVKTFMEACEPWLRAPYANWAPEDFDRAAFEAIAPHAQTRVTVLSDITANVDFLFLPEPVEDEASWTKAMKGDPAGLLTTARAKLAEADWSSAESLKNAVLVAGEEHGLKLGKAQAPVRVAVTGRTVGLPLFESLEILGRERTLSRIDATLAKLAA; from the coding sequence GTGGCTAACGCGACCGTCCGCGTACGTTTCTGTCCCTCGCCGACCGGCAACCCCCACGTGGGCCTGGTCCGCACCGCCCTCTTCAACTGGGCGTTCGCCCGCCACCACGGCGGCACCCTGGTCCTGCGCATCGAGGACACCGACGCCGCGCGCGACTCCGAGGAGTCGTACGAGGCGCTGCTCGACTCGCTGCGCTGGCTCGGCCTCGACTGGGACGAGGGACCCGAGGTGGGCGGCCCGCACGCCCCGTACCGCCAGTCGGCGCGCATGGACATCTACCGCGACATCGCCGACAAGCTGCTCGCCGCCGGCCACGCGTACCCCTGCTACTGCACCACCGAGGAGCTGGACGCCCGCCGGGACGCCGCGCGCGCCGCGGGCCGCCCCTCCGGGTACGACGGCCACTGCCGCGACCTGAGCGCCGAGCGGAGGGCCGCCTACGAGGCCGAGGGCCGCACCTCCATCGTCCGCTTCCGGATGCCCGACGGGCCGATCACCTTCACCGACCTGGTCCGCGGCGAGCTGACCTTCACCCCGGAGAACGTGCCCGACTACGGCATCGTCCGCGCCAACGGCGCGCCGCTCTACACTCTCGTCAACCCCGTCGACGACGCGCTCATGGAGATCACCCATGTCCTGCGCGGCGAGGACCTGCTCTCCTCCACGCCCCGTCAGATCGCCCTCTACCAGGCGCTGATGGGGCTCGGCGTGGCCCATTTCGTGCCGCAGTTCGGGCACTTGCCGTATGTGATGGGCGAGGGCAACAAGAAGCTCTCCAAGCGCGACCCGCAGTCCTCGCTCAACCTCTACCGCGAGCGCGGCTTCCTGCCCCAGGGGCTCCTCAACTACCTGTCCCTGCTGGGCTGGTCGTTCGCCGCCGACCAGGACGTGTTCTCCGTCGCCGAGATGGTCGGCGCCTTCGAGATCACCGACGTCAACGCCAACCCGGCCCGCTTCGACCTGAAGAAGGCCGAGGCGATCAACGCCGACCACATCCGTCAGCTGGACGTGAAGACCTTCATGGAGGCGTGCGAGCCCTGGCTGCGCGCCCCGTACGCCAACTGGGCACCGGAGGACTTCGACCGGGCGGCCTTCGAGGCGATCGCCCCGCACGCGCAGACCCGTGTGACGGTGCTCTCGGACATCACGGCCAACGTCGACTTCCTCTTCCTGCCGGAACCGGTCGAGGACGAGGCGTCCTGGACGAAGGCGATGAAGGGCGACCCGGCGGGCCTGCTGACCACGGCCCGCGCGAAGCTCGCGGAAGCGGACTGGTCGAGCGCGGAGTCGCTGAAGAACGCCGTCCTGGTGGCCGGCGAGGAGCACGGCCTCAAACTCGGCAAGGCCCAGGCCCCGGTCCGCGTCGCGGTCACCGGCCGCACGGTGGGGCTGCCGCTCTTCGAGTCCCTGGAGATCCTGGGCAGGGAGCGGACACTGTCCCGCATCGACGCGACGCTGGCGAAGCTCGCGGCGTAA
- a CDS encoding GTP-binding protein, which yields MDFASSSGGAARSTTSAKIVVAGGFGVGKTTFVGAVSEINPLRTEAVMTSASAGIDDLTHTGDKTTTTVAMDFGRITLDQDLILYLFGTPGQDRFWFMWDDLVRGAIGAIVLVDTRRLADCFPAVDYFENSGLPFVIALNGFDGHQPYTPEEVREALQIGPDAPIITTDARHRADAKSGLITLVEHALMARLK from the coding sequence GTGGACTTCGCAAGCTCTAGCGGCGGAGCGGCACGCTCCACGACCTCCGCGAAGATCGTGGTGGCGGGCGGCTTCGGCGTGGGCAAGACCACGTTCGTCGGCGCCGTCTCGGAGATCAACCCGCTGCGTACCGAAGCCGTCATGACCAGCGCCTCCGCCGGCATCGACGACCTCACCCACACCGGGGACAAGACCACCACCACGGTGGCCATGGACTTCGGCCGCATCACCCTCGACCAGGACCTGATCCTGTACCTGTTCGGCACCCCCGGACAGGACCGCTTCTGGTTCATGTGGGACGACCTCGTACGCGGCGCCATCGGTGCCATCGTGCTGGTCGACACCCGCCGCCTCGCCGACTGCTTCCCCGCCGTCGACTACTTCGAGAACTCCGGCCTCCCCTTCGTCATCGCCCTCAACGGCTTCGACGGACACCAGCCCTACACCCCCGAGGAAGTACGCGAGGCGCTCCAGATCGGGCCGGACGCCCCGATCATCACCACCGACGCCCGCCACCGCGCGGACGCCAAGAGCGGACTCATCACCCTGGTCGAGCACGCCCTCATGGCGCGGCTCAAGTAG
- a CDS encoding sensor histidine kinase, which yields MQGRFKRDSSAAAEQEPRGGTDRGSSPQHAQNPGPGPAGKGGDRGAQPVTAQGGDAPNSAPKSASTDAGSRIALRNWRISTRLVALLTLPVVAATTLGGLRINESLNDMQQLEHMQLLTKMTKEATALATALQAERDESAGPLTNGTDATDFAIQNGRTTTDRAKKAFLAATVDIGNTDGDQALESIRANVSQIATQVNKIQEIRKDAYATETSHSLTVDAYSGLIDALLSLSQDMAQATNNPEMIKRTRALAAFSSAKEYASIQRAIIASALPADPDQKGDLNDNDRLYGLAAATKGTNALASFDALYESMGGDAEELTQPLSGKGNPEINAADEYAQRVLGVSGGMAGLPNRSYLDWTDQATAKIFAMNTIEKTLLGEMENKARQLREKSQQDAFVNGALILLVLGVSLVGAFVVARSMIRSLRRLQETATKVAQDRLPELVKQLSETDPQDVDTSVESVGVHSRDEIGKVAAAFDDVHREAVRLAAEQALLRGNVNAMFTNLSRRSQGLIQRQLSLISELESREADPDQLSSLFKLDHLATRMRRNGENLLVLAGEEPGRRWTRPVPLVDVLRAAASEVEQYERIELASVPTTEVAGRVVNDLVHLLAELLENATSFSSPQTKVRVTGHALPDGRVLVEIHDTGIGLSPEDLAAINERLASPPTVDVSVSRRMGLFVVGRLSLRHGIRIQLRPSDSGGTTALVMLPVDVANGGRKPPPRPGAGAQNGAGGPVSAGQGGPGGGQQSGIAAGLAGGAAGAGRLSTPPQRGQVGAGTGPRAALPARNGAQNGLPTRPQSGPPQDPQRRGPGQGPELPSGQPNLFGSSPRDQAAPGRPNPQAAPGGRPNGPVPQAGGRLARPGQSLSSPNGRGGPGGPGGRDRDAFAQGATGPAGGPPPVDRGRQLPPPGGPRAELPGGAPRPPQRPAASGWSGEQQPGQRRFSQDTPRGHEETENTGQFAVPPPGPGGRGPSSTAEFPRPDFDGPRPDLNNGAGGAGGFGDTGSHPVLNSGDVNGGWQNQGQQGQGQDAASTAAFPRPDFDAPRPPASAPGSDLFGRTPPPAPGGPGADQGQDYGRTQGPGQDYGQGFGQNGVNGADFGAPRPPLGALPPQPQPEALPPAGPGDGRTPLFDTLETNWFHGQHSAQAAQSDAPRQPFPPHSPEGLADPSVSSPPPMPQRQPANGGANGNGAVTSSWRTSPNDELVRQAERVKKPAAGGITTSGLPRRVPRANLVPGTAQEQSNQTGPQVSRAPDDVRGRLTNLRRGIQQGRQAGGRTADSSTTGSFNLGPSHQQER from the coding sequence GTGCAGGGACGTTTCAAGAGGGATAGCAGCGCTGCGGCGGAGCAGGAGCCCCGCGGCGGAACCGACCGCGGCTCCTCGCCCCAGCACGCCCAGAACCCGGGCCCGGGACCGGCCGGCAAGGGTGGTGACCGGGGTGCCCAGCCCGTTACGGCGCAGGGCGGCGACGCCCCGAACTCCGCGCCCAAGTCGGCGTCGACCGACGCCGGTTCGCGAATAGCGCTGCGCAACTGGCGCATCAGCACCCGTCTGGTGGCACTGCTGACCCTTCCGGTGGTCGCGGCGACCACCCTGGGCGGGCTGCGTATCAACGAATCCCTCAACGACATGCAGCAGTTGGAGCACATGCAGCTGCTGACCAAGATGACCAAGGAGGCGACCGCCCTCGCCACCGCGCTCCAGGCGGAGCGCGACGAGTCGGCGGGGCCGCTCACCAACGGCACGGACGCCACGGACTTCGCCATCCAGAACGGCCGTACCACCACGGACCGGGCCAAGAAGGCGTTCCTGGCCGCCACCGTGGACATCGGGAACACCGACGGCGACCAGGCGCTGGAGTCGATCCGCGCCAACGTCAGCCAGATCGCGACCCAGGTCAACAAGATCCAGGAGATCCGCAAGGACGCGTACGCCACGGAGACGTCGCACTCCCTGACGGTCGACGCGTACAGCGGTCTGATCGACGCGCTGCTGAGCCTCTCGCAGGACATGGCGCAGGCGACCAACAACCCGGAGATGATCAAGCGCACCCGCGCCCTGGCGGCCTTCTCCTCCGCCAAGGAGTACGCCTCGATCCAGCGCGCGATCATCGCCTCGGCGCTGCCCGCCGACCCCGACCAGAAGGGCGATCTCAACGACAACGACCGCCTGTACGGTCTCGCGGCGGCCACCAAGGGCACCAACGCCCTCGCGTCGTTCGACGCCCTGTACGAGTCGATGGGCGGCGACGCCGAGGAGCTGACGCAACCGCTCAGCGGCAAGGGCAACCCCGAGATCAACGCCGCCGACGAGTACGCCCAGCGGGTGCTGGGCGTCTCCGGCGGCATGGCGGGGCTGCCGAACCGCTCGTACCTGGACTGGACCGACCAGGCCACCGCCAAGATCTTCGCGATGAACACCATCGAGAAGACGCTGCTCGGCGAGATGGAGAACAAGGCGCGTCAGCTGCGCGAGAAGTCGCAGCAGGACGCGTTCGTCAACGGCGCGCTGATCCTGCTCGTCCTCGGTGTCTCGCTGGTCGGCGCGTTCGTCGTCGCCCGCTCCATGATCCGCTCGCTGCGGCGCCTCCAGGAGACGGCCACCAAGGTCGCCCAGGACCGGCTGCCCGAGCTGGTCAAGCAGCTCTCCGAGACCGACCCGCAGGACGTGGACACCTCCGTCGAGTCCGTCGGTGTGCACTCCCGGGACGAGATCGGAAAGGTCGCCGCGGCCTTCGACGACGTGCACCGCGAGGCGGTCCGGCTGGCCGCCGAGCAGGCGCTGCTGCGGGGCAACGTCAACGCGATGTTCACCAACCTGTCGCGCCGCAGCCAGGGCCTGATCCAGCGTCAGCTGTCGCTGATCTCCGAACTGGAGTCCCGCGAGGCCGACCCGGACCAGCTGTCCTCGCTGTTCAAGCTGGACCACCTCGCGACCCGTATGCGCCGTAACGGTGAGAACCTGCTGGTCCTCGCCGGTGAGGAGCCGGGCCGCCGCTGGACGCGCCCCGTGCCGCTGGTCGACGTGCTCCGTGCCGCCGCCTCCGAGGTGGAGCAGTACGAGCGGATCGAACTGGCCTCGGTGCCCACCACCGAGGTGGCCGGCCGCGTCGTCAACGACCTTGTGCACCTGCTCGCCGAGCTGCTGGAGAACGCGACGTCGTTCTCCTCGCCGCAGACCAAGGTCCGGGTCACCGGTCACGCGCTGCCCGACGGGCGGGTGCTCGTCGAGATCCACGACACCGGCATCGGCCTCTCCCCCGAGGACCTGGCCGCGATCAACGAACGGCTCGCCTCGCCGCCCACCGTGGACGTCTCGGTGTCGCGCCGCATGGGTCTGTTCGTGGTCGGCCGGCTGTCGCTGCGGCACGGCATCAGGATTCAGCTGCGCCCGTCCGACTCCGGCGGCACCACCGCGCTCGTCATGCTGCCCGTCGATGTCGCCAACGGCGGCCGGAAGCCTCCGCCGCGCCCCGGCGCCGGCGCGCAGAACGGCGCGGGCGGACCGGTGTCCGCCGGTCAGGGCGGCCCCGGTGGCGGCCAGCAGTCCGGCATCGCCGCGGGACTCGCGGGCGGCGCCGCCGGAGCGGGCCGGCTGAGCACCCCGCCGCAGCGTGGCCAGGTCGGCGCAGGTACGGGGCCCCGTGCCGCGCTGCCGGCCCGGAACGGGGCACAGAACGGTCTGCCCACCCGGCCGCAGTCCGGTCCGCCGCAGGACCCGCAGCGCCGGGGGCCGGGCCAGGGCCCGGAACTGCCGTCGGGGCAGCCGAACCTGTTCGGCAGCAGCCCCCGCGACCAGGCCGCGCCCGGTCGTCCGAATCCTCAGGCGGCCCCCGGTGGCCGGCCGAACGGCCCGGTGCCGCAGGCCGGTGGCCGGCTGGCCCGGCCCGGTCAGAGCCTGTCCAGCCCGAACGGGCGGGGCGGTCCCGGTGGCCCCGGCGGTCGCGACCGCGACGCCTTCGCACAGGGCGCCACGGGCCCGGCGGGCGGGCCTCCGCCGGTCGACCGCGGCCGTCAGCTGCCGCCGCCCGGCGGGCCCCGCGCGGAGCTGCCCGGGGGCGCGCCGCGCCCGCCGCAGCGTCCCGCCGCCTCCGGCTGGTCCGGCGAACAGCAGCCGGGACAGCGGCGGTTCTCCCAGGACACGCCGCGCGGCCACGAGGAGACCGAGAACACGGGTCAGTTCGCCGTGCCGCCGCCCGGACCGGGCGGCCGGGGCCCCAGCTCCACCGCCGAGTTCCCGCGTCCCGACTTCGACGGTCCGCGACCGGACCTGAACAACGGCGCGGGCGGCGCGGGCGGATTCGGTGACACCGGTTCCCACCCCGTGCTCAACTCGGGCGACGTCAATGGCGGTTGGCAGAACCAGGGGCAGCAGGGGCAGGGCCAGGACGCCGCGTCCACGGCCGCGTTCCCCCGCCCCGACTTCGACGCGCCCCGTCCCCCGGCGTCCGCGCCCGGCTCCGACCTCTTCGGCCGGACCCCGCCGCCCGCACCGGGTGGTCCGGGAGCCGACCAGGGCCAGGACTACGGCAGGACCCAGGGTCCGGGTCAGGACTACGGCCAGGGCTTCGGCCAGAACGGCGTGAACGGTGCCGACTTCGGCGCACCGCGCCCGCCCCTCGGCGCGCTTCCCCCGCAACCGCAGCCGGAGGCACTGCCCCCGGCCGGGCCGGGGGACGGCCGTACGCCGCTGTTCGACACGCTGGAGACCAACTGGTTCCACGGGCAGCACAGCGCCCAGGCGGCGCAGTCCGACGCGCCCCGGCAGCCCTTCCCGCCGCACTCCCCGGAGGGCCTGGCCGACCCGTCGGTCTCCTCCCCTCCCCCGATGCCGCAACGGCAGCCGGCGAACGGCGGCGCCAACGGCAACGGCGCCGTCACGTCCTCCTGGCGCACGTCACCCAACGACGAGCTGGTACGCCAGGCCGAGCGGGTCAAGAAGCCCGCGGCGGGCGGGATCACCACCTCAGGTCTGCCTCGGCGGGTCCCTCGTGCCAACCTGGTACCGGGAACCGCTCAGGAGCAGAGCAACCAGACCGGTCCGCAGGTCTCGCGTGCGCCAGACGACGTACGCGGCCGGCTGACCAACCTTCGCCGGGGCATTCAGCAGGGTCGTCAGGCCGGCGGCCGAACCGCCGACAGCTCGACGACCGGCAGTTTCAACCTCGGCCCCTCTCACCAGCAGGAGCGTTAG
- a CDS encoding roadblock/LC7 domain-containing protein, translating to MSQAAQNLNWLITNFVDNTPGVSHTVVVSADGLLLAMSEGFPRDRADQLAAVASGLTSLTAGASRIFEGGPVTQTVVEMDRGFLFLMSVSDGSSLAVLAHPDCDIGLVGYEMALLVDRAGTVLTPDLRAELQGSLLH from the coding sequence ATGAGCCAGGCGGCGCAGAATCTGAACTGGTTGATCACCAACTTTGTGGACAACACCCCAGGGGTGTCCCACACAGTGGTCGTATCCGCCGACGGACTGCTGCTGGCCATGTCCGAGGGTTTCCCGCGGGACCGTGCCGATCAACTCGCGGCCGTCGCCTCCGGGCTGACCTCACTGACCGCCGGGGCCTCCCGGATCTTCGAGGGCGGCCCGGTCACCCAGACCGTCGTGGAGATGGACCGCGGGTTCCTCTTCCTGATGTCCGTCTCCGACGGTTCGTCGCTGGCGGTGCTCGCGCATCCCGACTGCGACATCGGCCTCGTGGGCTACGAGATGGCCCTCCTGGTCGACCGGGCAGGCACGGTGCTGACACCGGACCTGCGCGCCGAGCTCCAGGGGAGCCTGCTGCACTGA
- a CDS encoding fumarylacetoacetate hydrolase family protein — MRIARFSIDGNVAFGAVEEDGTGGRAAGLVLDIIKGIPYADFELSGTKVPLSKVRLLPPVLPNKVVAVGRNYAAHAAEMGNEVPEAPITFFKPTTSVIGSGDAIEYPSFSSDVHHEAELAVVVGRMCREVPRERVKDVILGFTCANDITARDTQRREKQWARAKGFDTACPLGPWVETSVGLDAVRDGLAVQCTVNGEQRQLGSTRDMIRSVEDLVVHISEAMTLLPGDVILTGTPAGVGPLNVGDEVAVTIEGIGTLTNKVIKRG, encoded by the coding sequence GTGCGCATCGCCAGATTCTCCATCGACGGCAATGTCGCCTTCGGCGCGGTCGAGGAGGACGGCACCGGCGGCAGGGCCGCCGGCCTCGTCCTCGACATCATCAAGGGCATTCCGTACGCCGACTTCGAACTCTCCGGCACCAAGGTCCCGCTGAGCAAGGTCCGGCTGCTCCCGCCCGTGCTCCCCAACAAGGTCGTGGCCGTCGGCCGCAACTACGCGGCGCACGCCGCGGAGATGGGCAACGAGGTACCCGAGGCACCGATCACCTTCTTCAAGCCCACCACCTCGGTGATCGGCTCCGGGGACGCGATCGAGTACCCCTCGTTCTCCTCCGACGTCCACCACGAGGCCGAACTCGCCGTCGTCGTCGGCCGCATGTGCCGCGAGGTCCCGCGCGAGCGCGTCAAGGACGTCATCCTCGGATTCACCTGCGCGAACGACATCACCGCGCGCGACACCCAGCGGCGCGAGAAGCAGTGGGCCCGCGCCAAGGGATTCGACACCGCCTGCCCGCTCGGCCCCTGGGTGGAGACCTCCGTCGGCCTGGACGCCGTCCGCGACGGCCTCGCCGTCCAGTGCACCGTCAACGGCGAGCAGCGCCAGCTCGGCAGCACCCGCGACATGATCCGCTCCGTCGAGGACCTCGTCGTGCACATCTCCGAGGCCATGACCCTGCTTCCGGGCGACGTCATCCTCACGGGCACCCCCGCGGGGGTCGGCCCCCTCAACGTCGGCGACGAGGTCGCCGTCACCATCGAAGGCATCGGCACTCTCACCAACAAGGTGATCAAGCGTGGCTAA
- a CDS encoding DUF6247 family protein — MVPDVDPNVCEKTPGAVRAALRRRPDWLRAFEQEWPSTATDFDLPALTDVVDKWFPLARACATPGYLDDVEHTVRRMTEGNTEGMVFWDAEGRAYDAENNPVDAQRCE; from the coding sequence ATGGTCCCCGATGTGGATCCGAATGTCTGCGAGAAGACCCCGGGAGCCGTCCGCGCGGCTCTGCGGAGACGGCCGGACTGGTTGCGGGCGTTCGAGCAGGAATGGCCGAGCACGGCGACCGACTTCGACCTGCCGGCGCTGACGGATGTCGTCGACAAGTGGTTCCCGCTCGCCCGTGCCTGCGCCACCCCCGGGTACCTGGACGACGTGGAGCACACCGTCAGGCGGATGACCGAGGGCAACACCGAGGGAATGGTCTTCTGGGACGCGGAAGGCAGGGCCTACGACGCCGAGAACAACCCGGTGGACGCCCAGAGGTGCGAATGA